One genomic window of Oryctolagus cuniculus chromosome 11, mOryCun1.1, whole genome shotgun sequence includes the following:
- the APPL2 gene encoding DCC-interacting protein 13-beta isoform X2: protein MPAVDKLLLEEALQDSPQTRSLLSVFEEDAGTLTDHTNQLLQAMQRVYGAQNEMCLATQQLSRQLLAYEKQNFALGKGDEEVISTLHYFSKVVDELNVLHTELAKQLADTMVLPIIQFREKDLTEVSTLKDLFGLASNEHDLAMAKYSRLPKKKENEKVKTEVGKEVAAARRKQHLSSLQYYCALNALQYRKRMAMMEPMIGFAHGQINYFKKGAEMFSKSMDDFLSSVADMVRSIQVELEAEAEKMRVAQQELLSVDESVYTPDFDAAAPQVNRTLIQKAGYLNLRNKTGLVTTTWERLYFFTQGGNLMCQPRGAVAGGLIQDLDNCSVMAVDCEDRRYCFQITTPNGKSAIILQAESRKENDEWICAINNISRQIYLTDNPEAVAIKLNQTALQAVTPITSLGRKQESPCTSQNLTNSEMESARLIPNATVGVTDTEELIAPGTPIQFDIVLPATEFLDQNRGSRRVNPFGETEDGSFPEAEDSLLQQMFVVRFLGSMAVKTDSTTAVIYEAMRQVLAARAIHNIFRTTESHLVVTSQALRLIDPQTQVSRANFELTSVTQFAAHQENKRLVGFAVRDPESTGEESLSTYIFESNSEGEKICYAINLGKEITEVQKAH, encoded by the exons AATGAAATGTGCCTGGCCACGCAGCAGCTCTCCAGGCAGCTCCTGGCGTATGAGAAGCAG AATTTTGCTCTTGGCAAAGGCGATGAAGAAGTCATCTCCACGCTCCACTATTTTTCCAAGGTGGTGGATGAG cttAATGTTCTCCACACAGAGCTGGCCAAACAGCTGGCAGACACAATGGTTCTGCCCATCATACAGTTTCGAGAAAAGGATCTCACAG AAGTAAGCACTTTAAAGGATCTTTTTGGACTCGCCAGCAACG AGCACGACCTCGCGATGGCCAAGTACAGCAGGCTGCCCAAGAAGAAGGAGAATGAGAAG GTGAAGACCGAGGTTGGCAAGGAGGTGGCGGCCGCCCGGCGGAAGCAGCACCTGTCGTCGCTGCAGTACTACTGCGCCCTCAACGCACTGCAGTACCGCAAGCGGATGGCCATGATGGAGCCCATGATCGGCTTCGCCCATGGACAG ATCAACTACTTTAAGAAGGGAGCAGAGATGTTTTCCAAAAGTATGGACGACTTCCTGTCCTCTGTCGCAGACATGGTGCGAAG CATTCAGGTGGAGCTGGAAGCGGAAGCGGAGAAGATGCGGGTGGCCCAGCAGGAGCTGCTTTCCGTGGACGAGTCCGTCTACACTCCGGACTTCGACGCGGCGGCCCCGCAGGTCAACAGGACCCTCATCCAGAAGGCCGGCTACCTCAACCTGAGAAA CAAGACGGGGCTGGTCACCACCACCTGGGAGAGGCTGTACTTCTTCACGCAAGGCGGGAACCTCATGTGTCAGCCGCGTGGAGCCGTGGCCGGGGGCCTGATCCAGGACCTGGACAACTGCTCCGTGATGGCCGTGGACTGCGAAGACCGCCGCTACTGCTTCCAGATCACCACACCCAACGGGAAATC GGCGATTATCCTGCAGGCCGAGAGCAGGAAGGAGAACGACGAG TGGATCTGTGCAATAAACAACATCTCCAGGCAGATCTACCTGACGGACAACCCGGAG GCAGTCGCCATCAAGCTCAACCAGACGGCCCTCCAAGCGGTGACTCCCATTACAAGTCTggggagaaagcaagagagcCCGTGCACCAG CCAGAACCTGACCAATTCAGAGATGGAAAGTGCCAGGCTCATTCCCAACGCAACAGTCGGTGTAACTGACACGGAGGAGCTGATAGCCCCCGGGACACCCATCCAGTTTGACATTGTCCTCCCCGCTACGGAATTCCTTGATCAGAACAGAGGGAGCAG GCGGGTCAATCCTTTCGGGGAAACTGAGGACGGATCATTTCCAGAAGCAGAAG ATTCCCTGCTGCAGCAGATGTTCGTAGTTCGGTTCTTGGGCTCGATGGCAGTTAAGACAGACAGCACGACCGCAGTGATTTACGAGGCCATGAGACAAGTCCTGGCCGCCCGCGCCATTCACAACATCTTCCGCACGACGGAGTCGCACCTGGTGGTCACGAGCCAGGCCCTGAG GTTGATAGATCCTCAGACTCAAGTGTCAAGGGCCAAC ttTGAACTCACCAGTGTCACGCAGTTTGCGGCTCACCAGGAAAACAAGAGACTGGTCGGCTTTGCTGTCCGCGACCCTGAGTCCACGGGAGAAGAGTCTCTGAGCACATACATTTTTGAAAGCAACTCGGAAGGCGAAAAG ATATGTTACGCTattaatttggggaaagaaattACTGAAGTTCAGAAG GCACACTGA
- the APPL2 gene encoding DCC-interacting protein 13-beta isoform X4 — protein MPAVDKLLLEEALQDSPQTRSLLSVFEEDAGTLTDHTNQLLQAMQRVYGAQNFALGKGDEEVISTLHYFSKVVDELNVLHTELAKQLADTMVLPIIQFREKDLTEVSTLKDLFGLASNEHDLAMAKYSRLPKKKENEKVKTEVGKEVAAARRKQHLSSLQYYCALNALQYRKRMAMMEPMIGFAHGQINYFKKGAEMFSKSMDDFLSSVADMVRSIQVELEAEAEKMRVAQQELLSVDESVYTPDFDAAAPQVNRTLIQKAGYLNLRNKTGLVTTTWERLYFFTQGGNLMCQPRGAVAGGLIQDLDNCSVMAVDCEDRRYCFQITTPNGKSAIILQAESRKENDEWICAINNISRQIYLTDNPEAVAIKLNQTALQAVTPITSLGRKQESPCTSQNLTNSEMESARLIPNATVGVTDTEELIAPGTPIQFDIVLPATEFLDQNRGSRRVNPFGETEDGSFPEAEDSLLQQMFVVRFLGSMAVKTDSTTAVIYEAMRQVLAARAIHNIFRTTESHLVVTSQALRLIDPQTQVSRANFELTSVTQFAAHQENKRLVGFAVRDPESTGEESLSTYIFESNSEGEKICYAINLGKEITEVQKAH, from the exons AATTTTGCTCTTGGCAAAGGCGATGAAGAAGTCATCTCCACGCTCCACTATTTTTCCAAGGTGGTGGATGAG cttAATGTTCTCCACACAGAGCTGGCCAAACAGCTGGCAGACACAATGGTTCTGCCCATCATACAGTTTCGAGAAAAGGATCTCACAG AAGTAAGCACTTTAAAGGATCTTTTTGGACTCGCCAGCAACG AGCACGACCTCGCGATGGCCAAGTACAGCAGGCTGCCCAAGAAGAAGGAGAATGAGAAG GTGAAGACCGAGGTTGGCAAGGAGGTGGCGGCCGCCCGGCGGAAGCAGCACCTGTCGTCGCTGCAGTACTACTGCGCCCTCAACGCACTGCAGTACCGCAAGCGGATGGCCATGATGGAGCCCATGATCGGCTTCGCCCATGGACAG ATCAACTACTTTAAGAAGGGAGCAGAGATGTTTTCCAAAAGTATGGACGACTTCCTGTCCTCTGTCGCAGACATGGTGCGAAG CATTCAGGTGGAGCTGGAAGCGGAAGCGGAGAAGATGCGGGTGGCCCAGCAGGAGCTGCTTTCCGTGGACGAGTCCGTCTACACTCCGGACTTCGACGCGGCGGCCCCGCAGGTCAACAGGACCCTCATCCAGAAGGCCGGCTACCTCAACCTGAGAAA CAAGACGGGGCTGGTCACCACCACCTGGGAGAGGCTGTACTTCTTCACGCAAGGCGGGAACCTCATGTGTCAGCCGCGTGGAGCCGTGGCCGGGGGCCTGATCCAGGACCTGGACAACTGCTCCGTGATGGCCGTGGACTGCGAAGACCGCCGCTACTGCTTCCAGATCACCACACCCAACGGGAAATC GGCGATTATCCTGCAGGCCGAGAGCAGGAAGGAGAACGACGAG TGGATCTGTGCAATAAACAACATCTCCAGGCAGATCTACCTGACGGACAACCCGGAG GCAGTCGCCATCAAGCTCAACCAGACGGCCCTCCAAGCGGTGACTCCCATTACAAGTCTggggagaaagcaagagagcCCGTGCACCAG CCAGAACCTGACCAATTCAGAGATGGAAAGTGCCAGGCTCATTCCCAACGCAACAGTCGGTGTAACTGACACGGAGGAGCTGATAGCCCCCGGGACACCCATCCAGTTTGACATTGTCCTCCCCGCTACGGAATTCCTTGATCAGAACAGAGGGAGCAG GCGGGTCAATCCTTTCGGGGAAACTGAGGACGGATCATTTCCAGAAGCAGAAG ATTCCCTGCTGCAGCAGATGTTCGTAGTTCGGTTCTTGGGCTCGATGGCAGTTAAGACAGACAGCACGACCGCAGTGATTTACGAGGCCATGAGACAAGTCCTGGCCGCCCGCGCCATTCACAACATCTTCCGCACGACGGAGTCGCACCTGGTGGTCACGAGCCAGGCCCTGAG GTTGATAGATCCTCAGACTCAAGTGTCAAGGGCCAAC ttTGAACTCACCAGTGTCACGCAGTTTGCGGCTCACCAGGAAAACAAGAGACTGGTCGGCTTTGCTGTCCGCGACCCTGAGTCCACGGGAGAAGAGTCTCTGAGCACATACATTTTTGAAAGCAACTCGGAAGGCGAAAAG ATATGTTACGCTattaatttggggaaagaaattACTGAAGTTCAGAAG GCACACTGA
- the APPL2 gene encoding DCC-interacting protein 13-beta isoform X3, with product MQRVYGAQNEMCLATQQLSRQLLAYEKQNFALGKGDEEVISTLHYFSKVVDELNVLHTELAKQLADTMVLPIIQFREKDLTEVSTLKDLFGLASNEHDLAMAKYSRLPKKKENEKVKTEVGKEVAAARRKQHLSSLQYYCALNALQYRKRMAMMEPMIGFAHGQINYFKKGAEMFSKSMDDFLSSVADMVRSIQVELEAEAEKMRVAQQELLSVDESVYTPDFDAAAPQVNRTLIQKAGYLNLRNKTGLVTTTWERLYFFTQGGNLMCQPRGAVAGGLIQDLDNCSVMAVDCEDRRYCFQITTPNGKSAIILQAESRKENDEWICAINNISRQIYLTDNPEAVAIKLNQTALQAVTPITSLGRKQESPCTSQNLTNSEMESARLIPNATVGVTDTEELIAPGTPIQFDIVLPATEFLDQNRGSRRVNPFGETEDGSFPEAEDSLLQQMFVVRFLGSMAVKTDSTTAVIYEAMRQVLAARAIHNIFRTTESHLVVTSQALRLIDPQTQVSRANFELTSVTQFAAHQENKRLVGFAVRDPESTGEESLSTYIFESNSEGEKICYAINLGKEITEVQKDPEALAKLMLSVPLTNDGKYVLLNDQQDDSDGGPSEHRGAESEA from the exons AATGAAATGTGCCTGGCCACGCAGCAGCTCTCCAGGCAGCTCCTGGCGTATGAGAAGCAG AATTTTGCTCTTGGCAAAGGCGATGAAGAAGTCATCTCCACGCTCCACTATTTTTCCAAGGTGGTGGATGAG cttAATGTTCTCCACACAGAGCTGGCCAAACAGCTGGCAGACACAATGGTTCTGCCCATCATACAGTTTCGAGAAAAGGATCTCACAG AAGTAAGCACTTTAAAGGATCTTTTTGGACTCGCCAGCAACG AGCACGACCTCGCGATGGCCAAGTACAGCAGGCTGCCCAAGAAGAAGGAGAATGAGAAG GTGAAGACCGAGGTTGGCAAGGAGGTGGCGGCCGCCCGGCGGAAGCAGCACCTGTCGTCGCTGCAGTACTACTGCGCCCTCAACGCACTGCAGTACCGCAAGCGGATGGCCATGATGGAGCCCATGATCGGCTTCGCCCATGGACAG ATCAACTACTTTAAGAAGGGAGCAGAGATGTTTTCCAAAAGTATGGACGACTTCCTGTCCTCTGTCGCAGACATGGTGCGAAG CATTCAGGTGGAGCTGGAAGCGGAAGCGGAGAAGATGCGGGTGGCCCAGCAGGAGCTGCTTTCCGTGGACGAGTCCGTCTACACTCCGGACTTCGACGCGGCGGCCCCGCAGGTCAACAGGACCCTCATCCAGAAGGCCGGCTACCTCAACCTGAGAAA CAAGACGGGGCTGGTCACCACCACCTGGGAGAGGCTGTACTTCTTCACGCAAGGCGGGAACCTCATGTGTCAGCCGCGTGGAGCCGTGGCCGGGGGCCTGATCCAGGACCTGGACAACTGCTCCGTGATGGCCGTGGACTGCGAAGACCGCCGCTACTGCTTCCAGATCACCACACCCAACGGGAAATC GGCGATTATCCTGCAGGCCGAGAGCAGGAAGGAGAACGACGAG TGGATCTGTGCAATAAACAACATCTCCAGGCAGATCTACCTGACGGACAACCCGGAG GCAGTCGCCATCAAGCTCAACCAGACGGCCCTCCAAGCGGTGACTCCCATTACAAGTCTggggagaaagcaagagagcCCGTGCACCAG CCAGAACCTGACCAATTCAGAGATGGAAAGTGCCAGGCTCATTCCCAACGCAACAGTCGGTGTAACTGACACGGAGGAGCTGATAGCCCCCGGGACACCCATCCAGTTTGACATTGTCCTCCCCGCTACGGAATTCCTTGATCAGAACAGAGGGAGCAG GCGGGTCAATCCTTTCGGGGAAACTGAGGACGGATCATTTCCAGAAGCAGAAG ATTCCCTGCTGCAGCAGATGTTCGTAGTTCGGTTCTTGGGCTCGATGGCAGTTAAGACAGACAGCACGACCGCAGTGATTTACGAGGCCATGAGACAAGTCCTGGCCGCCCGCGCCATTCACAACATCTTCCGCACGACGGAGTCGCACCTGGTGGTCACGAGCCAGGCCCTGAG GTTGATAGATCCTCAGACTCAAGTGTCAAGGGCCAAC ttTGAACTCACCAGTGTCACGCAGTTTGCGGCTCACCAGGAAAACAAGAGACTGGTCGGCTTTGCTGTCCGCGACCCTGAGTCCACGGGAGAAGAGTCTCTGAGCACATACATTTTTGAAAGCAACTCGGAAGGCGAAAAG ATATGTTACGCTattaatttggggaaagaaattACTGAAGTTCAGAAG GATCCAGAGGCGCTGGCTAAATTAATGCTGTCCGTTCCACTAACCAATGATGGGAAATACGTACTGTTAAACGACCAACAAGACGACAGTGACGGAGGCCCAAGTGAACACAGAGGCGCAGAATCTGAAGCCTAG
- the APPL2 gene encoding DCC-interacting protein 13-beta isoform X5 — MPAVDKLLLEEALQDSPQTRSLLSVFEEDAGTLTDHTNQLLQAMQRVYGAQNEMCLATQQLSRQLLAYEKQNFALGKGDEEVISTLHYFSKVVDELNVLHTELAKQLADTMVLPIIQFREKDLTEVSTLKDLFGLASNEHDLAMAKYSRLPKKKENEKVKTEVGKEVAAARRKQHLSSLQYYCALNALQYRKRMAMMEPMIGFAHGQINYFKKGAEMFSKSMDDFLSSVADMVRSIQVELEAEAEKMRVAQQELLSVDESVYTPDFDAAAPQVNRTLIQKAGYLNLRNKTGLVTTTWERLYFFTQGGNLMCQPRGAVAGGLIQDLDNCSVMAVDCEDRRYCFQITTPNGKSAIILQAESRKENDEWICAINNISRQIYLTDNPEAVAIKLNQTALQAVTPITSLGRKQESPCTSQNLTNSEMESARLIPNATVGVTDTEELIAPGTPIQFDIVLPATEFLDQNRGSRRVNPFGETEDGSFPEAEDSLLQQMFVVRFLGSMAVKTDSTTAVIYEAMRQVLAARAIHNIFRTTESHLVVTSQALRLIDPQTQVSRANFELTSVTQFAAHQENKRLVGFAVRDPESTGEESLSTYIFESNSEGEKICYAINLGKEITEVQKDPEALAKLMLSVPLTNDGKYVLLNDQQDDSDGGPSEHRGAESEA; from the exons AATGAAATGTGCCTGGCCACGCAGCAGCTCTCCAGGCAGCTCCTGGCGTATGAGAAGCAG AATTTTGCTCTTGGCAAAGGCGATGAAGAAGTCATCTCCACGCTCCACTATTTTTCCAAGGTGGTGGATGAG cttAATGTTCTCCACACAGAGCTGGCCAAACAGCTGGCAGACACAATGGTTCTGCCCATCATACAGTTTCGAGAAAAGGATCTCACAG AAGTAAGCACTTTAAAGGATCTTTTTGGACTCGCCAGCAACG AGCACGACCTCGCGATGGCCAAGTACAGCAGGCTGCCCAAGAAGAAGGAGAATGAGAAG GTGAAGACCGAGGTTGGCAAGGAGGTGGCGGCCGCCCGGCGGAAGCAGCACCTGTCGTCGCTGCAGTACTACTGCGCCCTCAACGCACTGCAGTACCGCAAGCGGATGGCCATGATGGAGCCCATGATCGGCTTCGCCCATGGACAG ATCAACTACTTTAAGAAGGGAGCAGAGATGTTTTCCAAAAGTATGGACGACTTCCTGTCCTCTGTCGCAGACATGGTGCGAAG CATTCAGGTGGAGCTGGAAGCGGAAGCGGAGAAGATGCGGGTGGCCCAGCAGGAGCTGCTTTCCGTGGACGAGTCCGTCTACACTCCGGACTTCGACGCGGCGGCCCCGCAGGTCAACAGGACCCTCATCCAGAAGGCCGGCTACCTCAACCTGAGAAA CAAGACGGGGCTGGTCACCACCACCTGGGAGAGGCTGTACTTCTTCACGCAAGGCGGGAACCTCATGTGTCAGCCGCGTGGAGCCGTGGCCGGGGGCCTGATCCAGGACCTGGACAACTGCTCCGTGATGGCCGTGGACTGCGAAGACCGCCGCTACTGCTTCCAGATCACCACACCCAACGGGAAATC GGCGATTATCCTGCAGGCCGAGAGCAGGAAGGAGAACGACGAG TGGATCTGTGCAATAAACAACATCTCCAGGCAGATCTACCTGACGGACAACCCGGAG GCAGTCGCCATCAAGCTCAACCAGACGGCCCTCCAAGCGGTGACTCCCATTACAAGTCTggggagaaagcaagagagcCCGTGCACCAG CCAGAACCTGACCAATTCAGAGATGGAAAGTGCCAGGCTCATTCCCAACGCAACAGTCGGTGTAACTGACACGGAGGAGCTGATAGCCCCCGGGACACCCATCCAGTTTGACATTGTCCTCCCCGCTACGGAATTCCTTGATCAGAACAGAGGGAGCAG GCGGGTCAATCCTTTCGGGGAAACTGAGGACGGATCATTTCCAGAAGCAGAAG ATTCCCTGCTGCAGCAGATGTTCGTAGTTCGGTTCTTGGGCTCGATGGCAGTTAAGACAGACAGCACGACCGCAGTGATTTACGAGGCCATGAGACAAGTCCTGGCCGCCCGCGCCATTCACAACATCTTCCGCACGACGGAGTCGCACCTGGTGGTCACGAGCCAGGCCCTGAG GTTGATAGATCCTCAGACTCAAGTGTCAAGGGCCAAC ttTGAACTCACCAGTGTCACGCAGTTTGCGGCTCACCAGGAAAACAAGAGACTGGTCGGCTTTGCTGTCCGCGACCCTGAGTCCACGGGAGAAGAGTCTCTGAGCACATACATTTTTGAAAGCAACTCGGAAGGCGAAAAG ATATGTTACGCTattaatttggggaaagaaattACTGAAGTTCAGAAG GATCCAGAGGCGCTGGCTAAATTAATGCTGTCCGTTCCACTAACCAATGATGGGAAATACGTACTGTTAAACGACCAACAAGACGACAGTGACGGAGGCCCAAGTGAACACAGAGGCGCAGAATCTGAAGCCTAG
- the APPL2 gene encoding DCC-interacting protein 13-beta isoform X1, with protein MPAVDKLLLEEALQDSPQTRSLLSVFEEDAGTLTDHTNQLLQAMQRVYGAQNFALGKGDEEVISTLHYFSKVVDELNVLHTELAKQLADTMVLPIIQFREKDLTEVSTLKDLFGLASNEHDLAMAKYSRLPKKKENEKVKTEVGKEVAAARRKQHLSSLQYYCALNALQYRKRMAMMEPMIGFAHGQINYFKKGAEMFSKSMDDFLSSVADMVRSIQVELEAEAEKMRVAQQELLSVDESVYTPDFDAAAPQVNRTLIQKAGYLNLRNKTGLVTTTWERLYFFTQGGNLMCQPRGAVAGGLIQDLDNCSVMAVDCEDRRYCFQITTPNGKSAIILQAESRKENDEWICAINNISRQIYLTDNPEAVAIKLNQTALQAVTPITSLGRKQESPCTSQNLTNSEMESARLIPNATVGVTDTEELIAPGTPIQFDIVLPATEFLDQNRGSRRVNPFGETEDGSFPEAEDSLLQQMFVVRFLGSMAVKTDSTTAVIYEAMRQVLAARAIHNIFRTTESHLVVTSQALRLIDPQTQVSRANFELTSVTQFAAHQENKRLVGFAVRDPESTGEESLSTYIFESNSEGEKICYAINLGKEITEVQKDPEALAKLMLSVPLTNDGKYVLLNDQQDDSDGGPSEHRGAESEA; from the exons AATTTTGCTCTTGGCAAAGGCGATGAAGAAGTCATCTCCACGCTCCACTATTTTTCCAAGGTGGTGGATGAG cttAATGTTCTCCACACAGAGCTGGCCAAACAGCTGGCAGACACAATGGTTCTGCCCATCATACAGTTTCGAGAAAAGGATCTCACAG AAGTAAGCACTTTAAAGGATCTTTTTGGACTCGCCAGCAACG AGCACGACCTCGCGATGGCCAAGTACAGCAGGCTGCCCAAGAAGAAGGAGAATGAGAAG GTGAAGACCGAGGTTGGCAAGGAGGTGGCGGCCGCCCGGCGGAAGCAGCACCTGTCGTCGCTGCAGTACTACTGCGCCCTCAACGCACTGCAGTACCGCAAGCGGATGGCCATGATGGAGCCCATGATCGGCTTCGCCCATGGACAG ATCAACTACTTTAAGAAGGGAGCAGAGATGTTTTCCAAAAGTATGGACGACTTCCTGTCCTCTGTCGCAGACATGGTGCGAAG CATTCAGGTGGAGCTGGAAGCGGAAGCGGAGAAGATGCGGGTGGCCCAGCAGGAGCTGCTTTCCGTGGACGAGTCCGTCTACACTCCGGACTTCGACGCGGCGGCCCCGCAGGTCAACAGGACCCTCATCCAGAAGGCCGGCTACCTCAACCTGAGAAA CAAGACGGGGCTGGTCACCACCACCTGGGAGAGGCTGTACTTCTTCACGCAAGGCGGGAACCTCATGTGTCAGCCGCGTGGAGCCGTGGCCGGGGGCCTGATCCAGGACCTGGACAACTGCTCCGTGATGGCCGTGGACTGCGAAGACCGCCGCTACTGCTTCCAGATCACCACACCCAACGGGAAATC GGCGATTATCCTGCAGGCCGAGAGCAGGAAGGAGAACGACGAG TGGATCTGTGCAATAAACAACATCTCCAGGCAGATCTACCTGACGGACAACCCGGAG GCAGTCGCCATCAAGCTCAACCAGACGGCCCTCCAAGCGGTGACTCCCATTACAAGTCTggggagaaagcaagagagcCCGTGCACCAG CCAGAACCTGACCAATTCAGAGATGGAAAGTGCCAGGCTCATTCCCAACGCAACAGTCGGTGTAACTGACACGGAGGAGCTGATAGCCCCCGGGACACCCATCCAGTTTGACATTGTCCTCCCCGCTACGGAATTCCTTGATCAGAACAGAGGGAGCAG GCGGGTCAATCCTTTCGGGGAAACTGAGGACGGATCATTTCCAGAAGCAGAAG ATTCCCTGCTGCAGCAGATGTTCGTAGTTCGGTTCTTGGGCTCGATGGCAGTTAAGACAGACAGCACGACCGCAGTGATTTACGAGGCCATGAGACAAGTCCTGGCCGCCCGCGCCATTCACAACATCTTCCGCACGACGGAGTCGCACCTGGTGGTCACGAGCCAGGCCCTGAG GTTGATAGATCCTCAGACTCAAGTGTCAAGGGCCAAC ttTGAACTCACCAGTGTCACGCAGTTTGCGGCTCACCAGGAAAACAAGAGACTGGTCGGCTTTGCTGTCCGCGACCCTGAGTCCACGGGAGAAGAGTCTCTGAGCACATACATTTTTGAAAGCAACTCGGAAGGCGAAAAG ATATGTTACGCTattaatttggggaaagaaattACTGAAGTTCAGAAG GATCCAGAGGCGCTGGCTAAATTAATGCTGTCCGTTCCACTAACCAATGATGGGAAATACGTACTGTTAAACGACCAACAAGACGACAGTGACGGAGGCCCAAGTGAACACAGAGGCGCAGAATCTGAAGCCTAG